One window from the genome of Deltaproteobacteria bacterium encodes:
- a CDS encoding TRAP transporter small permease yields MTSKGKIRTDYWVAAILLFAMAAIAFVNVLSRYLFHFSFAATEEITINLFVWLTVVGSGIAFERGGHLGMVTFVNLMPAGVKKTAVIFSALLNTGLFIVVNIFIIQAIYDEIVLFHATSGALGIPVWIYYLGVPVLSVFVFRGIYRRTTVSLRELAGVGK; encoded by the coding sequence ATGACCAGCAAGGGAAAAATCAGGACGGATTACTGGGTTGCGGCAATTTTGCTCTTTGCCATGGCTGCCATTGCCTTTGTCAATGTCCTCAGTCGTTATCTTTTCCACTTCTCCTTTGCGGCTACCGAGGAGATAACCATCAATCTCTTTGTCTGGCTGACAGTGGTTGGTTCTGGCATTGCCTTTGAAAGGGGAGGGCACCTGGGCATGGTGACTTTCGTCAACCTCATGCCAGCAGGAGTCAAAAAAACTGCCGTAATTTTCTCAGCATTGCTCAATACTGGCCTCTTCATTGTGGTAAACATATTTATCATTCAGGCCATATATGACGAGATTGTTCTCTTTCATGCCACCTCAGGAGCTCTGGGCATACCAGTCTGGATATACTATTTGGGAGTTCCTGTTCTTTCTGTCTTTGTCTTTAGAGGAATATACCGGCGTACTACGGTGTCATTGCGCGAGCTTGCTGGGGTAGGCAAGTAA